A single region of the Jatrophihabitans sp. GAS493 genome encodes:
- a CDS encoding NYN domain-containing protein produces MLTPHICEPAGTPAASHRCTCPRALHLIDLENLLGDRARRDEASITDIWSRYWANVPIGRDDLLVVATGPSLAATAWFALPRTVRRLVGYGINGADHALLDALDPDHAAARFGRVVIGSGDHIFAPTLYGLRLRGVDGWQVTGRGHPSTALASAATHRIDLFGRPAVVAAVA; encoded by the coding sequence GTGCTTACACCGCACATCTGTGAACCCGCCGGTACGCCGGCCGCGTCGCACCGCTGCACCTGTCCGCGGGCGCTCCACCTGATCGATCTGGAGAACCTGCTGGGCGATCGGGCCCGGCGCGACGAGGCGAGCATCACGGATATTTGGTCGCGCTATTGGGCGAACGTCCCCATCGGCCGCGACGACCTCCTCGTCGTCGCGACCGGCCCGTCTCTCGCCGCGACGGCCTGGTTCGCCCTGCCCCGCACTGTTCGCAGGCTGGTCGGGTACGGCATCAACGGAGCTGATCACGCGCTGCTGGACGCGCTCGACCCCGATCACGCCGCCGCCCGGTTCGGCCGGGTGGTCATCGGTTCGGGCGACCACATCTTCGCCCCGACGCTCTACGGGCTGCGGCTGCGCGGTGTGGACGGGTGGCAGGTGACCGGAAGGGGCCACCCCAGCACGGCGCTCGCATCAGCCGCGACGCACCGGATCGACCTGTTCGGCCGGCCGGCCGTGGTGGCGGCGGTCGCCTGA
- a CDS encoding sigma 54-interacting transcriptional regulator produces the protein MRNALARVIFQDGKANAESRVGCLVRAFERADVAIETDPAITEDLIDSKPQSTKLDTAACDIVVLFAPDPATEWHLTKRSQGDAVTLVVATRADLDNIAAYYLPFKDSVHIAELAPMALDADAAAQIVRTLLTAVSARNEPNAIDDHEILPANVETAEDYHRRISWDPEVEVMAEFLAELRSAIRPMKVPVPPLPWDPTDAGDQARTRQPDGSWTLEQAKVTPAPIGLTDLFYANSHERARSAFGFYPWSGETKTALSRFGKPPHLLLTGDSGTGKTMIASFIRRVLQDDATHSSGYYANFGSADDTVPEMPFVVVNCASLTFANVVHLLHGSDPTTWSEAILVGDFVRGSYGVIFFDELGDLTYDVQRSLLMFLEDRVVRPHGMSPFPSFARIVAATNRDLTAMVRRGEFRHDLLARFARQVEVPSLARRGERDRQRLALYAAANPSVNKNDAQTSSRPVSHISDAAMKRLGEYDYPDGNYRDLEATVHRAIESAMRRGSRVIGLEDVRLPGAEFTSERARLVVDLAPDAEVSGRSVAVARPEELERLAVATGRPMLREAATGSLYLPDGDIVYAWKGGRATGESGSAMGDTGDEGAGK, from the coding sequence GTGAGAAACGCACTGGCCCGGGTCATCTTCCAGGACGGGAAGGCAAACGCGGAATCCAGGGTCGGTTGTCTGGTGCGAGCCTTTGAGCGGGCTGACGTTGCCATCGAGACCGACCCGGCGATCACCGAAGACCTGATTGACAGCAAGCCGCAGAGTACAAAACTCGACACCGCTGCCTGCGACATCGTTGTCCTGTTCGCACCCGACCCGGCCACCGAATGGCACCTGACGAAGCGGAGCCAAGGCGACGCGGTGACCCTGGTGGTGGCGACTCGGGCCGACCTGGACAACATCGCGGCCTATTACCTTCCGTTCAAGGACTCGGTGCACATCGCCGAACTGGCCCCGATGGCGCTCGATGCCGACGCGGCGGCGCAGATCGTCCGGACCTTGCTGACCGCCGTGTCGGCCCGCAACGAGCCCAACGCAATCGACGATCACGAGATCCTCCCCGCGAACGTCGAGACCGCCGAGGATTACCACAGACGAATCAGCTGGGACCCCGAGGTCGAGGTCATGGCCGAGTTCCTGGCCGAGCTTCGCAGCGCGATCCGTCCGATGAAGGTTCCGGTGCCGCCGCTGCCGTGGGATCCAACCGACGCTGGTGATCAGGCCAGGACTCGACAACCCGACGGTAGCTGGACTCTCGAGCAGGCGAAGGTGACACCGGCGCCAATTGGTCTGACGGACCTGTTCTACGCCAACTCTCACGAACGGGCGCGGAGTGCCTTCGGCTTCTACCCGTGGTCGGGTGAAACCAAGACCGCGCTGAGTAGGTTCGGCAAGCCGCCGCACCTACTGCTGACCGGCGATAGCGGCACCGGCAAGACCATGATCGCCTCCTTCATCCGGCGAGTACTGCAAGACGACGCCACTCATTCGAGCGGCTACTACGCGAACTTCGGGTCGGCCGATGACACCGTCCCGGAGATGCCCTTTGTTGTGGTCAACTGCGCCTCGTTGACATTCGCCAACGTGGTTCACCTTCTGCATGGATCTGACCCGACGACGTGGTCGGAAGCGATTCTGGTTGGCGACTTCGTGCGCGGCTCCTACGGCGTCATCTTCTTCGATGAGCTGGGTGATCTGACGTACGACGTGCAGCGCAGCCTGCTCATGTTCCTTGAAGACCGCGTTGTCCGGCCGCACGGGATGAGTCCGTTTCCGAGCTTTGCCCGGATCGTGGCGGCGACGAACCGGGACTTGACTGCGATGGTTCGGCGGGGCGAGTTCCGTCACGACCTGCTGGCGCGCTTTGCTCGGCAAGTTGAGGTCCCGTCCCTCGCGCGACGGGGTGAGCGGGACCGCCAACGCCTGGCGCTGTACGCGGCGGCCAACCCCAGTGTGAACAAGAATGACGCGCAGACGAGCAGCCGGCCGGTCAGCCATATCTCGGACGCCGCGATGAAGCGTCTCGGCGAGTACGACTACCCAGATGGCAACTACCGCGATCTCGAGGCAACGGTGCATCGCGCCATCGAGAGCGCGATGCGTAGGGGATCGCGGGTCATCGGGCTGGAGGATGTTCGATTGCCGGGTGCGGAGTTCACCAGTGAGCGGGCGAGGCTGGTCGTGGACTTGGCGCCGGACGCGGAAGTCTCGGGTCGGTCGGTCGCGGTGGCCAGGCCGGAAGAGCTCGAACGGCTTGCTGTCGCCACGGGCCGACCCATGCTGCGGGAAGCGGCGACGGGCAGTCTTTATTTACCTGACGGCGACATCGTGTACGCCTGGAAGGGTGGCCGGGCAACCGGTGAGTCAGGATCAGCGATGGGCGATACCGGCGATGAGGGTGCCGGCAAGTAG
- a CDS encoding tetratricopeptide repeat-containing protein: MAKAKNAASAEMPGARRWTDDQTDALREALNDVRLADADRLVRDLRDCIRTEPDFLSKDHARAGLVLLQRKLKHKEVRSLFNSVESASRGQGTAPAESLVRIYVQSLIDQGDFDGASRAMDKYFDDHSTNPRVLALRARIAKQGYIEDDSNPSLLVDAIELYSAAYQADPTDHYPLINVATLKARSVADKVALPENISARSAQDDARQVLSIVNANEARDMWAYASAMEASLLLDDFDEAATWLERYLGAAGQIKGADAFEYNSTVRQLTEVLRFDSAVADQATILEPLRNTLTRLNGSVVDAVPSTSDGFYTDPARTTAERAVVTMRSDDGSVWAGVLVSGGDLGLGSAVVIITPDTEFRRARTISAIASVAGTPIPIDTKPEWFSPRFDLDIACLPVAQPLARGVETAPICADAPLAGAEVFAISFADSPVTVRDNQGALLGAEGVAGQPHVTFGAHYLERALRGAPVFNDRWQLIAVQLGGKPSEAGGGLALLAGTLIAGIAHR, translated from the coding sequence ATGGCTAAAGCCAAGAACGCAGCCAGCGCCGAGATGCCGGGCGCGCGCAGGTGGACGGATGACCAAACCGATGCCCTGCGCGAAGCGCTCAACGATGTTCGGCTCGCTGATGCCGACCGCCTGGTCCGCGATCTTCGGGACTGCATTCGAACTGAGCCCGACTTCTTGTCGAAAGACCACGCGCGCGCAGGACTGGTCCTGCTTCAGCGCAAGCTGAAGCACAAGGAAGTCCGTAGCCTCTTCAACTCCGTCGAATCCGCGTCCCGGGGACAGGGCACCGCACCAGCGGAGTCGTTGGTGCGGATCTACGTGCAAAGCCTCATTGATCAAGGCGACTTCGACGGCGCCAGCCGCGCCATGGACAAGTACTTCGACGACCATTCGACGAATCCCCGGGTGCTTGCCCTTCGGGCGCGCATAGCGAAACAGGGCTACATCGAGGACGATTCGAACCCATCGCTACTCGTCGATGCGATCGAGCTCTATTCGGCCGCTTACCAAGCTGACCCGACCGACCATTACCCCCTGATCAACGTCGCCACCCTCAAGGCGCGCAGTGTGGCCGACAAGGTCGCCCTCCCGGAAAACATTTCTGCCCGCTCGGCGCAGGACGACGCGCGCCAAGTCTTGTCGATTGTCAATGCGAATGAAGCCCGGGATATGTGGGCGTATGCCTCGGCCATGGAGGCCTCGTTGCTGCTCGACGATTTTGACGAGGCCGCTACCTGGCTCGAGAGGTATCTCGGTGCGGCCGGACAGATCAAGGGGGCCGATGCGTTCGAATACAACAGCACCGTTCGCCAACTGACTGAGGTCCTTCGGTTCGACAGCGCCGTTGCCGATCAAGCAACGATCCTCGAACCACTCCGGAATACGCTCACACGCCTCAATGGCAGTGTCGTGGACGCGGTCCCATCGACATCAGATGGCTTCTATACCGATCCAGCGCGAACGACGGCCGAGCGAGCCGTCGTGACCATGCGATCCGATGATGGCAGCGTTTGGGCGGGCGTCCTTGTGTCCGGCGGCGACTTGGGCCTCGGTTCGGCCGTCGTTATCATCACTCCCGACACCGAATTCCGTCGGGCGCGGACCATTTCGGCCATCGCATCCGTCGCCGGTACCCCGATCCCGATTGACACCAAACCGGAGTGGTTCTCGCCTCGATTCGATCTCGACATCGCCTGCCTGCCGGTTGCGCAACCGCTTGCGCGGGGCGTGGAGACCGCGCCGATCTGCGCCGATGCCCCGTTAGCGGGAGCTGAGGTATTTGCCATCAGTTTCGCGGATTCGCCGGTGACAGTCCGCGACAACCAAGGCGCACTCCTCGGCGCCGAAGGTGTGGCCGGCCAACCTCATGTAACGTTCGGCGCTCACTACCTCGAGCGTGCACTCCGCGGCGCACCGGTTTTCAACGACCGTTGGCAACTCATCGCCGTACAGCTGGGCGGAAAGCCGAGCGAAGCCGGTGGCGGGCTGGCCCTACTTGCCGGCACCCTCATCGCCGGTATCGCCCATCGCTGA
- a CDS encoding SprT-like domain-containing protein yields the protein MITGRLETALAEIVVISDHAELARNIAVRRTDGPVLAIVGGAGGMSAEEEARALALATDVVVPIAEELGACIVDGGTDSGVMRAIGAARARANARFPLVGVAVASLVSTTPGAAEERLDPNHSLQILVPGNGWGDESPWLSEVVGLWAGDQPSATLVINGGAITKVDVEHSITAGRSIVLAVGTGRTADDLAAQPPWPAAILLLEVRSSIASQRQALRSALTSQRPPASVRPTAREVAVRQFCEETLAEHGLTDETGQLSWKIKFGDARRTLGSCNHQTKTLHFSRAYIDAIPFEDSLRTVAHEVAHAIVGGRHGHDRAWRQLCILLGGDGEARYHGATE from the coding sequence TTGATAACCGGACGTCTGGAGACTGCGCTGGCTGAGATCGTCGTCATCAGCGACCACGCCGAGCTGGCGCGCAACATCGCGGTGCGGCGAACCGACGGTCCGGTACTCGCGATCGTCGGCGGGGCCGGTGGCATGTCGGCCGAAGAAGAAGCCCGCGCGCTCGCCCTCGCCACCGACGTCGTCGTCCCGATCGCCGAAGAACTCGGCGCGTGCATAGTGGACGGCGGGACCGATAGCGGCGTCATGCGCGCGATCGGCGCCGCACGTGCACGTGCAAACGCCCGATTCCCCCTGGTGGGGGTGGCCGTCGCGTCGCTCGTCAGCACCACGCCCGGCGCGGCCGAAGAACGCCTGGACCCGAACCACTCGCTGCAGATTCTCGTCCCCGGCAACGGGTGGGGCGATGAGTCACCGTGGCTATCGGAAGTAGTCGGCCTCTGGGCGGGCGATCAGCCGTCGGCCACGCTCGTCATCAACGGCGGCGCCATCACCAAGGTCGACGTCGAACACAGCATCACGGCCGGACGTTCGATCGTCCTCGCGGTTGGCACCGGGAGAACGGCGGACGACCTGGCAGCGCAGCCGCCCTGGCCCGCGGCCATTCTCTTGCTGGAAGTCCGCTCCTCCATCGCGAGTCAGCGCCAGGCGCTCCGGTCGGCTCTCACTTCGCAGCGTCCCCCCGCATCGGTTCGCCCCACTGCCCGTGAGGTTGCGGTCAGGCAGTTCTGCGAAGAGACGCTCGCCGAGCACGGCCTTACCGACGAAACCGGCCAGCTGTCATGGAAGATCAAGTTTGGTGATGCCCGGCGCACCTTGGGCTCGTGCAACCACCAGACCAAGACGTTGCACTTCTCCCGCGCCTACATCGATGCGATTCCATTTGAAGACAGCCTCAGGACTGTCGCGCACGAGGTCGCCCACGCGATCGTCGGCGGTCGTCATGGCCATGACCGAGCCTGGCGGCAACTGTGCATTCTGCTCGGCGGTGATGGTGAGGCGCGCTATCACGGCGCCACGGAATAA
- a CDS encoding AAA family ATPase encodes MTAITALDSAERARLRERAASCCVEYRNHPLPTGCVPRAGRIGVEDNGTTVLLQVDRKVRYVGLDAEVHAWVTAGTHAFSDLDTAIEWLSSKLPEPKVARAAAPTAVRYPTVDLDAVEAESEDATRPVSAPELEAAIREEVVGQAEAVNVIATTVAHHTAKMRPRRPVSILLYGPTGTGKTLVGERLATSLTALSGETWRSLRYDMNEYSERHAVARLHGAPPGYVGHGEGTSLASELAANPRCVVVFDEIDKAHPDVLTALMNLMDAGRLGSSDTGRPATRSVLLFTSNLAVAPGGDQEEMARRALIERGTRPEVVGRFRHMCGFTPLTGRQRAEVAARSVARVAADYGLSVSEIDPAYLRRVLNDTRHSTIGVRALEYLIDAQLGAQLAAQAAGTTVRVIGADPQVAPSARTDATAAPTSDASCLVPGDPTAGSPTNAQEKP; translated from the coding sequence ATGACCGCCATTACCGCGCTTGATTCGGCCGAGCGCGCCCGGCTGCGCGAGCGCGCAGCCTCGTGCTGCGTCGAATACCGCAACCACCCACTGCCCACCGGCTGCGTGCCGAGGGCAGGTCGGATCGGGGTCGAGGATAACGGCACCACCGTCCTGCTGCAGGTCGACCGCAAGGTCCGCTACGTCGGGCTCGACGCTGAGGTCCACGCCTGGGTCACCGCCGGCACGCATGCGTTCAGCGACCTCGACACCGCGATCGAATGGCTCAGTTCCAAGCTGCCCGAGCCGAAGGTTGCCCGCGCCGCCGCACCCACGGCGGTCCGCTACCCGACGGTCGACCTCGACGCCGTCGAAGCGGAGTCCGAGGACGCGACGCGCCCGGTCAGCGCCCCGGAGCTTGAGGCGGCCATCCGCGAGGAGGTCGTCGGCCAAGCCGAGGCGGTCAACGTCATCGCAACGACCGTCGCCCACCACACAGCCAAGATGCGTCCACGACGACCGGTGTCGATCCTGCTCTACGGCCCGACGGGCACCGGCAAGACGCTCGTCGGCGAGCGGCTGGCGACCTCGCTCACTGCGTTGAGCGGCGAAACGTGGCGCTCGCTTCGATACGACATGAACGAATACAGCGAACGCCACGCGGTTGCCCGCCTCCACGGTGCGCCTCCGGGGTATGTCGGGCACGGCGAAGGCACGTCACTCGCCTCGGAACTCGCCGCCAACCCGCGGTGCGTCGTCGTGTTCGACGAGATCGACAAGGCGCACCCCGACGTGCTCACCGCGCTGATGAATCTGATGGACGCGGGCCGGCTCGGCAGCAGCGACACGGGGCGCCCGGCGACCCGATCGGTGCTGCTGTTCACATCCAACCTGGCGGTCGCGCCCGGCGGCGACCAGGAGGAGATGGCCCGGCGAGCCCTGATCGAGCGCGGTACGCGCCCGGAGGTCGTCGGGCGCTTCCGCCACATGTGCGGGTTCACTCCGCTCACCGGCCGGCAGCGCGCCGAAGTCGCCGCGCGGAGCGTCGCGCGGGTGGCGGCCGACTATGGCCTGTCGGTCAGCGAGATCGACCCGGCGTACCTGAGGCGCGTTCTGAACGACACCCGGCACAGCACCATCGGGGTGCGCGCCCTGGAGTACCTCATCGACGCCCAGCTCGGGGCGCAGTTAGCCGCCCAGGCCGCCGGCACGACCGTCCGGGTAATCGGAGCCGACCCGCAAGTCGCGCCTTCGGCCCGGACGGACGCCACTGCCGCGCCGACTTCGGACGCGTCTTGCCTAGTACCAGGTGACCCGACCGCCGGGTCACCAACGAATGCACAGGAGAAGCCATGA
- a CDS encoding ThiF family adenylyltransferase encodes MKIIRTIATTLADLAGATAHAIALNTHRIIAIPPAELKAPAPLVMTTSVSHEIMRTVGSQRAESGGMFGGVRGSGTVTEYHFDTTAATTGATYYPDHLFLNRLLREDWNPANINLLGFVHSHPAGSRRPSGQDLRYAQQIMDGIPELDRFLMPIAQTIPDTGHFTMHGYAVTRDKGLEQLDGTVLPARDPVDPTRFLEFDRVRDAYDLAALAGARIVAVGCGGSRGFLEEMARCGVGEFVLIDPDVVAYPNIATQHVYRSEIGMAKVDATAKAITDVSPFARVWTIRAGLDDTITDAAMRRLVFGSLPGPDVHVPTSTLLCAFTDDFYTQARVSRLGLELGVAVLGGLVYHQGRGVEITFSAPGITPACIRCATAGRYRSYLEQGYRNTVSSHGTPFYATARLNAAKHQLAIGLLTRLSRVRDVNHPSVPRVDAFLDAVAERNLILIGLDTEIGTTLGLKLFETAVAESTAGVLAADLALYRPQKPDRPDSNGYPTCPDCGGTGDLSDCVGRLGDTRVLPTSVISERSA; translated from the coding sequence ATGAAGATCATCCGCACCATCGCCACCACGCTCGCTGATCTCGCCGGCGCCACGGCGCACGCCATAGCGCTCAACACGCACCGCATCATCGCGATCCCACCCGCCGAGCTCAAGGCGCCCGCGCCGCTCGTCATGACGACCTCGGTCTCCCACGAGATAATGCGCACTGTCGGCTCGCAGCGCGCGGAGTCCGGTGGCATGTTCGGCGGCGTCCGCGGGTCGGGCACCGTCACCGAGTATCACTTCGACACGACCGCAGCCACCACCGGAGCCACGTACTACCCGGACCACCTCTTCCTCAACCGGTTGCTGCGCGAGGACTGGAATCCGGCGAACATCAACCTGCTGGGCTTCGTCCACAGCCACCCGGCCGGTAGCCGGCGCCCGTCCGGTCAGGACCTGCGCTACGCGCAGCAGATCATGGACGGCATCCCGGAGCTCGACCGCTTCCTCATGCCGATCGCCCAAACGATCCCCGACACCGGGCACTTCACCATGCACGGCTACGCCGTGACCCGCGACAAGGGGCTGGAGCAACTCGACGGCACGGTCCTCCCGGCGCGTGACCCCGTCGACCCGACCCGCTTCCTAGAGTTCGACCGGGTCCGGGATGCGTACGACCTGGCGGCCCTGGCGGGGGCCCGGATCGTCGCGGTCGGCTGCGGCGGCAGCCGCGGCTTCCTCGAAGAGATGGCGCGCTGCGGCGTCGGTGAGTTCGTGCTGATCGATCCCGACGTCGTCGCCTACCCGAACATCGCGACCCAGCACGTGTACCGGTCCGAGATCGGCATGGCCAAGGTGGACGCGACCGCCAAGGCGATCACCGATGTCTCGCCCTTCGCCCGCGTCTGGACCATCCGGGCCGGCCTCGACGACACGATCACCGACGCCGCCATGCGCCGCCTCGTCTTCGGCTCGCTCCCCGGCCCGGACGTCCACGTTCCCACCAGCACCCTGCTCTGCGCGTTCACCGACGACTTCTACACGCAGGCGCGGGTGAGCCGACTCGGCCTAGAACTCGGCGTGGCGGTACTCGGGGGACTCGTCTATCACCAGGGCCGCGGCGTCGAGATCACCTTCAGCGCACCGGGCATCACGCCGGCCTGCATCCGCTGTGCCACGGCCGGGCGCTACCGCAGCTACCTGGAGCAGGGTTACCGCAACACGGTCAGCTCGCACGGCACCCCGTTCTACGCGACGGCGCGCCTGAACGCGGCGAAGCACCAGCTGGCGATCGGGCTGCTGACGAGGCTGTCGCGCGTCCGCGACGTGAACCACCCTTCGGTGCCGCGGGTGGACGCGTTCCTCGACGCCGTGGCGGAGCGCAACCTGATCCTCATCGGCCTCGACACCGAGATCGGTACGACGCTCGGCCTGAAGCTATTCGAGACGGCCGTGGCGGAGTCGACCGCCGGCGTCCTGGCGGCCGACCTCGCGCTCTACCGCCCGCAGAAGCCGGACCGGCCCGACAGCAACGGCTACCCGACCTGCCCCGACTGCGGCGGCACCGGCGACCTGTCCGACTGCGTCGGCCGACTCGGGGATACCCGCGTCCTGCCCACGTCGGTCATCAGCGAACGGTCCGCGTAA
- a CDS encoding YncE family protein has protein sequence MREVVSGIRSNVGSRRSRAALILALLLGVIGGGLLAAPAAEAAPLRVTPQMLRADMVTADQLPGFYVNSDHEVPLTDVIGGTSKYYQDLRRQGLQASWSRGLLSSNGLQQLSIRLVAWQNLESPKAAATKVGPDVAGLPSGWHGRLNVSNQQVYELDADFAKSAVSIEILGEVVSHDAVAHDELVALMNDVATLQAQRVPDYPQVNFAGVSTSSTRLQLFFGVPIYVLLVLALTALWAGLRDRGSRDRWLRFFRARPNQPLPPDVRDVSLASNTLIRVYRHRTAVRFAVVAVIYGVTFPFALIVQGSVLLAVGVLSFIRQIVRARRSSRYSFQAPYSARTLVIGAAGSLLSLALAAAGLLAFFIFVVIELVGFHGQVSAELERLSQLFYAGAALFLLWLSDVPYRLARRFWSRRTQDLLRQDTRPEVLYLRSWGDDRIRVRVHRSGRQSVLDRLSLRRRDSLEELIAWAAWERGPVVGLGEPGTRLPPLGAAREFYPDEHWQFAVQSKIDSSSMIILFAGATANLEWELAEVLRRGALTRTVVVFPPSSAGEQVGRERSVLRNLPVEPSLLATVHQAGLHPLLLAFDAHNRRPVLFSGVCRDDVSFERAWTDAAALVATNAAGQSALPLAIPASYFASLPVFSPSPPRRRRTRRRRNWNAVVWTVALVLWSTTTAVDYVGGHNSDPTAHIASSSILARVSADTLGAAPGLDWIAGTQADQLVLSAAGATAPRAVSTPRPPNRIVGDRSAVYYTLPIDQQIRAVAHDGTPLWTADLHADVGDIAVNDSGLFVSLPESGSVEELDPATGAVRAQVSVGAHPKWLVADGSLLYVADPSGLVTSIDLPALRVRSSVHLGLSPSGLIESGGDVAVPSIVDDAVVGFDAASGRQLWRTPLTFPTLSLAVDGTRAVIAIQGPGHTGLVAFDLMTGAIVRTWSLPAVAADVIIDGDRYVCTLPSLGIVMQVS, from the coding sequence GTGCGGGAAGTGGTGAGCGGCATTAGAAGCAATGTCGGATCTCGCCGATCGCGCGCCGCCTTGATTCTGGCGTTGCTGCTTGGTGTCATCGGCGGTGGCCTGCTTGCCGCGCCCGCAGCAGAGGCGGCGCCGCTTCGGGTGACGCCACAGATGCTGCGGGCCGACATGGTTACCGCGGATCAGCTGCCGGGTTTCTACGTCAACAGCGACCACGAAGTGCCGCTGACCGACGTCATCGGAGGGACGTCTAAGTACTACCAGGACCTGCGCCGACAGGGGCTGCAAGCGTCCTGGAGCCGCGGATTACTCAGCTCGAATGGGCTCCAGCAACTGAGCATCAGGCTGGTGGCCTGGCAGAACCTCGAGTCACCGAAGGCGGCGGCGACGAAAGTAGGACCGGATGTCGCCGGCCTACCGAGCGGTTGGCATGGCCGCCTTAACGTCTCGAACCAGCAGGTCTACGAACTGGACGCCGACTTCGCCAAGTCCGCCGTCTCGATCGAGATCCTCGGCGAGGTAGTGAGCCACGATGCCGTGGCGCACGACGAGCTCGTCGCGCTGATGAACGATGTTGCCACGCTGCAGGCTCAACGCGTGCCGGACTATCCGCAGGTGAATTTTGCAGGCGTGTCGACGTCGTCGACACGCCTGCAGCTCTTCTTCGGAGTGCCGATCTACGTGCTGCTGGTGCTGGCGCTGACGGCCTTGTGGGCGGGTCTGCGCGACCGGGGCAGCCGCGACCGCTGGCTGCGATTCTTTCGCGCTCGCCCGAACCAACCGTTACCGCCGGATGTGCGCGACGTCAGCCTCGCTTCGAACACCCTGATCCGCGTCTACCGCCACCGTACTGCAGTGCGCTTCGCCGTCGTCGCCGTCATCTATGGCGTTACGTTCCCGTTCGCACTGATCGTTCAGGGCAGCGTCCTACTCGCGGTCGGCGTATTGAGCTTCATCCGCCAGATCGTGCGGGCGCGGCGGTCGTCCCGGTACAGCTTCCAGGCCCCCTATTCGGCTCGCACGCTGGTCATCGGCGCGGCCGGTTCATTGCTCAGCCTCGCGCTGGCCGCAGCTGGGCTGCTTGCGTTCTTCATCTTTGTGGTCATCGAATTGGTCGGTTTCCACGGGCAGGTGTCGGCGGAACTAGAGCGACTCTCGCAATTGTTCTACGCAGGCGCAGCGCTCTTTCTGCTCTGGCTATCGGACGTGCCGTATCGGCTGGCACGTCGGTTCTGGTCGCGGAGGACGCAGGATCTGCTCCGGCAGGACACCCGACCCGAGGTGCTCTACCTGCGAAGCTGGGGCGATGACCGGATCCGCGTCCGGGTGCATCGCAGCGGTCGGCAGTCGGTTCTGGACCGGCTCTCGTTGCGCCGCCGCGACAGTCTCGAGGAGCTCATCGCCTGGGCGGCGTGGGAGCGGGGCCCGGTGGTCGGTCTGGGCGAACCGGGGACCCGACTGCCGCCGCTGGGCGCCGCGCGCGAGTTCTATCCCGACGAACACTGGCAATTCGCGGTGCAGTCGAAGATCGATAGTTCGTCGATGATCATTTTGTTCGCCGGCGCGACCGCGAACCTGGAATGGGAGCTGGCCGAGGTGTTGCGGCGCGGTGCGCTCACCCGGACCGTCGTTGTCTTCCCGCCCTCATCGGCGGGTGAGCAGGTCGGGCGCGAACGATCGGTGCTGCGCAACCTGCCGGTGGAGCCGAGTCTGTTGGCGACCGTCCACCAGGCCGGCTTGCATCCCTTGCTGCTCGCCTTCGATGCGCACAATCGGAGGCCGGTCCTCTTCAGCGGCGTGTGCCGCGACGATGTCAGCTTCGAGCGCGCCTGGACCGACGCGGCGGCCCTCGTGGCCACCAACGCGGCCGGGCAGTCGGCCTTGCCGCTCGCGATCCCGGCGTCGTACTTCGCTTCGCTGCCGGTGTTTTCCCCGAGCCCGCCCCGCCGCCGGCGCACTCGGCGCCGACGCAATTGGAACGCGGTCGTCTGGACGGTGGCGCTGGTGCTGTGGAGCACTACCACAGCCGTGGACTACGTCGGTGGGCACAATAGCGATCCGACGGCGCACATCGCTTCATCCTCGATCCTGGCTCGGGTCAGCGCTGACACGCTGGGAGCGGCTCCAGGCCTCGATTGGATCGCCGGGACGCAGGCCGACCAGCTGGTCCTGTCGGCGGCCGGGGCGACCGCGCCCCGCGCAGTGAGCACGCCCCGTCCTCCGAATCGGATTGTCGGCGACCGCAGCGCCGTTTATTACACGCTGCCGATCGACCAGCAAATCCGCGCGGTCGCTCACGACGGGACGCCGTTGTGGACGGCCGACCTGCACGCAGACGTAGGCGACATCGCGGTGAACGACTCGGGACTCTTCGTCAGTCTGCCGGAGTCGGGATCGGTCGAAGAACTCGATCCGGCCACCGGCGCGGTACGGGCGCAGGTGAGCGTCGGTGCCCACCCCAAGTGGCTGGTAGCCGATGGTTCGCTGCTGTACGTCGCGGATCCTTCCGGCCTCGTCACCTCGATCGACCTACCTGCGCTGCGGGTGCGGTCTTCGGTGCATCTCGGCCTAAGCCCGTCGGGGCTCATCGAGTCGGGCGGCGACGTGGCCGTTCCCAGCATCGTCGACGACGCCGTGGTCGGGTTCGACGCCGCCTCCGGGCGTCAGCTCTGGCGAACGCCCCTCACCTTCCCGACCTTGAGTCTGGCCGTGGACGGCACACGGGCGGTCATCGCCATCCAGGGTCCTGGGCACACCGGTCTGGTTGCCTTCGATCTGATGACCGGCGCCATCGTGCGAACCTGGTCGCTTCCCGCGGTCGCCGCAGACGTGATCATTGACGGCGACCGCTACGTCTGTACCCTGCCGAGCCTGGGCATCGTGATGCAGGTGTCCTGA